A genomic region of Hyla sarda isolate aHylSar1 unplaced genomic scaffold, aHylSar1.hap1 scaffold_293, whole genome shotgun sequence contains the following coding sequences:
- the LOC130327126 gene encoding gastrula zinc finger protein XlCGF26.1-like isoform X2 — translation MNPRMEKDRNEMTKRILHFTLEILHLLTGEDYTIVKKTSGECVAPSSHLHESGGQCRARGPITEPPPHSLIHEEKILELIHRITELLTREVPIRCQDVAVYFSMEEWEYVEGHKDLYQDIVMMEDPRTLTSQGGVIDRNLPERCPCPLYSQDCPEGNVPENHQGEDLMDIKVKVIDEEEEETGVMADQQYGVMDRNPPERCPRPLYSQDCPEGNVPEKHQGGDLTNNKVEDEEERMRGHHLCMREVKEEIPGGVTPKMLNKNSEENLKLLLNHKGEDEDLIKDSSGENLVTVNVHPGLHSTDLPYNPTDHDQPKIVTTKTFCCSQCGKCFSKKFILIRHEKNHSGEKPYSCAECGKCFAEKSNLSRHKRSHTGERLFPCLECGKCFTNKSVLLIHERTHTGEKPYSCLECGKSFTDQSTLVSHGKIHTGEKPYSCSECGKCFSKKSTLLIHEKSHSGEKPYSCSECGKSFTEKSNLSRHMRSHTGERLFPCLECGKYFTNKSVLVIHERTHTGEKPFSCLECGKSFTDKSTLVSHGRIHTGEKPYSCSECGKCFSKKSTLIIHERIHTGERPYLCSECGKRFTHKSHLVTHKRIHIGKGPYPCTKCGKCFSTISHT, via the exons ATGAACCCAAGGATGGAGaaggacaggaatgagatgactaagagaatattacacttcaccttggagatcctccacctgctgaccggagag gattataccatagtgaagaagacatcgggggagtgtgtggcccccagcagccatctccatgAATCAGGAGGACAATgcagggcccggggccccatcacggagcctccacctcactcactgatacatgaggagaagatcctagaactcatccacaggatcactgagctgcttactagagag gttcctataaggtgtcaggatgtggcggtctatttctccatggaggagtgggagtatgtagaaggacacaaggatctgtaccaggacatagtcatgatggaggacccccggaccctcacatcacaag gtggagtcattgatagaaatcttcccgagaggtgtccctgccctctgtattcccaggactgtccagagggaaatgtcccagagaaccaTCAG GGTGAAGATCTGATGGATATTAAGGTTAAGGTTATagatgaagaagaggaagagacgggtgtcatggccgatcagcagt atggagtcatggatagaaatccacccgagaggtgtccccgccctctgtattcccaggactgtccagagggaaatgtcccagagaagcatcag gggggagatctgactaataataaagtggaggatgaagaagagaggatgaggggccatcacctgtgtatgagggaagtgaaggaggaaattccaggaggtgttaccccaa AAATGCTCAATAAGAACTCTGAGGAAAACTTAAAGTTATTGCTAAATCAtaaaggagaagatgaagatttaATAAAGGATTCTTCAGGAGAGAACCTTGTTACCGTAAATGTACATCCAGGACTTCATAGTACAGATTTACCATATAATCCTACTGATCATGACCAACCGAAAATTGTTACCACAAAGACATTTTGTTGTTCacagtgtgggaaatgtttttcaaaGAAATTCATTCTTATTAGACATGAGAAAAATCACTCAGGAGAGAAACCgtattcatgtgcagaatgtggaaaatgttttgcagAAAAATCAAATCTCTCTAGACATAAGAGAAGTCACACCGGAGAGAGGCTATttccatgtttagaatgtgggaaatgctttaccAATAAATCAGTCCTTCTTATACACGAGAGAACAcacactggagagaagccatattcatgtttagaatgtgggaaaagttttacAGATCAATCAACTTTGGTCTCACATggaaaaattcacacaggagagaagccatattcatgttcagaatgtgggaaatgtttttcaaaAAAATCTACTCTTCTTATACATGAGAAAAGTCactcaggagagaagccatattcatgttcagaatgtgggaaaagttttacAGAAAAATCTAATCTCTCTAGACATATGAGAAGCCACACAGGAGAGAGGTTATttccatgtttagaatgtggaaaatacTTTACAAATAAATCAGttcttgttatacatgagagaacacacacaggagagaagccattttcttgtttagaatgtgggaaaagttttacAGATAAATCTACTCTTGTTTCACATGGGAGaatacacacaggagagaagccatattcatgttcagaatgtgggaaatgtttttcaaaAAAATCAACTCTtattatacatgagagaattcacacaggggagaggccatatttatgttcagaatgtgggaaacgttttacacataaatcacatcttgttacacATAAGAGAATTCACATAGGAAAAGGACCGTATCCATGTACAAAGTGTGGTAAATGTTTTTCCACAATTTCCCACACATAG
- the LOC130327126 gene encoding zinc finger protein 436-like isoform X1 — protein sequence MNPRMEKDRNEMTKRILHFTLEILHLLTGEDYTIVKKTSGECVAPSSHLHESGGQCRARGPITEPPPHSLIHEEKILELIHRITELLTREVPIRCQDVAVYFSMEEWEYVEGHKDLYQDIVMMEDPRTLTSQGGVIDRNLPERCPCPLYSQDCPEGNVPENHQGEDLMDIKVKVIDEEEEETGVMADQQCKEGEEETGVMADQQCKEEEEETVVMADQQCKEEETGVMADQQYGVMDRNPPERCPRPLYSQDCPEGNVPEKHQGGDLTNNKVEDEEERMRGHHLCMREVKEEIPGGVTPKMLNKNSEENLKLLLNHKGEDEDLIKDSSGENLVTVNVHPGLHSTDLPYNPTDHDQPKIVTTKTFCCSQCGKCFSKKFILIRHEKNHSGEKPYSCAECGKCFAEKSNLSRHKRSHTGERLFPCLECGKCFTNKSVLLIHERTHTGEKPYSCLECGKSFTDQSTLVSHGKIHTGEKPYSCSECGKCFSKKSTLLIHEKSHSGEKPYSCSECGKSFTEKSNLSRHMRSHTGERLFPCLECGKYFTNKSVLVIHERTHTGEKPFSCLECGKSFTDKSTLVSHGRIHTGEKPYSCSECGKCFSKKSTLIIHERIHTGERPYLCSECGKRFTHKSHLVTHKRIHIGKGPYPCTKCGKCFSTISHT from the exons ATGAACCCAAGGATGGAGaaggacaggaatgagatgactaagagaatattacacttcaccttggagatcctccacctgctgaccggagag gattataccatagtgaagaagacatcgggggagtgtgtggcccccagcagccatctccatgAATCAGGAGGACAATgcagggcccggggccccatcacggagcctccacctcactcactgatacatgaggagaagatcctagaactcatccacaggatcactgagctgcttactagagag gttcctataaggtgtcaggatgtggcggtctatttctccatggaggagtgggagtatgtagaaggacacaaggatctgtaccaggacatagtcatgatggaggacccccggaccctcacatcacaag gtggagtcattgatagaaatcttcccgagaggtgtccctgccctctgtattcccaggactgtccagagggaaatgtcccagagaaccaTCAG GGTGAAGATCTGATGGATATTAAGGTTAAGGTTATagatgaagaagaggaagagacgggtgtcatggccgatcagcagtgtaaggagggggaggaggagacgggtgtcatggccgatcagcagtgtaaggaggaggaggaggagacggttGTCATGGccgatcagcagtgtaaggaggaggagacgggtgtcatggccgatcagcagt atggagtcatggatagaaatccacccgagaggtgtccccgccctctgtattcccaggactgtccagagggaaatgtcccagagaagcatcag gggggagatctgactaataataaagtggaggatgaagaagagaggatgaggggccatcacctgtgtatgagggaagtgaaggaggaaattccaggaggtgttaccccaa AAATGCTCAATAAGAACTCTGAGGAAAACTTAAAGTTATTGCTAAATCAtaaaggagaagatgaagatttaATAAAGGATTCTTCAGGAGAGAACCTTGTTACCGTAAATGTACATCCAGGACTTCATAGTACAGATTTACCATATAATCCTACTGATCATGACCAACCGAAAATTGTTACCACAAAGACATTTTGTTGTTCacagtgtgggaaatgtttttcaaaGAAATTCATTCTTATTAGACATGAGAAAAATCACTCAGGAGAGAAACCgtattcatgtgcagaatgtggaaaatgttttgcagAAAAATCAAATCTCTCTAGACATAAGAGAAGTCACACCGGAGAGAGGCTATttccatgtttagaatgtgggaaatgctttaccAATAAATCAGTCCTTCTTATACACGAGAGAACAcacactggagagaagccatattcatgtttagaatgtgggaaaagttttacAGATCAATCAACTTTGGTCTCACATggaaaaattcacacaggagagaagccatattcatgttcagaatgtgggaaatgtttttcaaaAAAATCTACTCTTCTTATACATGAGAAAAGTCactcaggagagaagccatattcatgttcagaatgtgggaaaagttttacAGAAAAATCTAATCTCTCTAGACATATGAGAAGCCACACAGGAGAGAGGTTATttccatgtttagaatgtggaaaatacTTTACAAATAAATCAGttcttgttatacatgagagaacacacacaggagagaagccattttcttgtttagaatgtgggaaaagttttacAGATAAATCTACTCTTGTTTCACATGGGAGaatacacacaggagagaagccatattcatgttcagaatgtgggaaatgtttttcaaaAAAATCAACTCTtattatacatgagagaattcacacaggggagaggccatatttatgttcagaatgtgggaaacgttttacacataaatcacatcttgttacacATAAGAGAATTCACATAGGAAAAGGACCGTATCCATGTACAAAGTGTGGTAAATGTTTTTCCACAATTTCCCACACATAG